CCCGAGTCATATGACTCGGGGCGTTTCCTATTGAGCTGAGATGGACCGGCGCCTAACGGTGTCGGTCCATCTCTTTTGCTTGCTCCTTCAGCGTCGCCCGCCATACACCAGCGTCCGGACCAACTCTTCCAGCGGCCCGCTGCCCCACGTCCGCAACATCCACTGGCTCAGGGGGATCTGCGCGAGGGTGACGCCCAGGGCCAACAGCACGGCGGGAGCGGCCCCCCAGCGGCCGAACTGGCCTCCGGCGTAAGGGTAGAAGACGGTGGTCATCACCAGGCTCTGCAGGATGTAGTTCGTCAGGGCCACGTGTCCGCTGGCGGCAAAGGCTCGCAAGGGACCCAGACGGCCCTGCACAGCCAGCAGTCCCACCACCCCCACATACCCCAGCGCACTGGCGAGGCCCCCGCCCATCCGGACAGGAATGGCGATCAGTCCAGCAGCGAGGCTGGGCTGGGTGTTCAGCCAGGCGAGCAGCCCCCCCAGCGGCAGCCCCAGCCCCAACCCCCAGACCGCCAGGCGGCGCAGCAGCGGTCGGTGCTCGTGCGGGCGGGTGAGCAGGCCGCTGCGCTGCGCGGCGGCGCCCAGCAGAAACAGGGCAATCAGCCATGGGCCGTTGTACAGGCTGCCCCCGATCAGGTCGTCGAGGAAGGTGGCGGCCCGCCCGGCCACGACCTGCGCGTAGGTCATGCCAGCGGTAAGGTCGGGCAATCCCGCCGTGCGGAGACGGGGACTGTTCTGGTAGGCCAGCGCCAGCAGCACTCCCGACCCCAGCCAGTACACCCCCAACACCCCGGCGAGGCCCAGCAGCGCCCGCGCAGACAGGCGCACCGTGACCAGCAGAACCAGCGCCAGCAGCGCGTAGTTGGAAATGATGTCGCCGTGCCACACCAACACCCCATGCAGGGTGCCCAGCCCCAGCAGCACCAGCAGCCGCCGGGTCAGGAGGCCCGAGCCGTGCCGGGTCAGCAGCCCCGCCGCCCCCCAGCCGAACAGCATGGCGAACAGGCTGATGGAACGTCCATTGAAGAACATGTCGGTGACGACCTGCACCGCGCGGTCTACGCCTGTCTGCGTCCACTCCCGAAACCCCGCGAAGTCCTGCACATTGACGATCAGGATGCCCAGCAGCGCCAGCCCCCGCAGCACATCGGGCAACGGCGAACGGTCCCGCACTGTCACCGGCTGTGGCGGCCCAGACTCCGGCGCAGGGGTAGGCGTGGGCTCGGCGGGCAGGTTCATGCGCTCAGGCTAGCGCGGGCAGCCCTCCTGCACGGGCCATAAAAAAAGCCGCCTTCTCAGGCGGTGATAGAACCAAGATAGCGCGGTATGCAGCATGCGTCAACCTCAACCGGGCCATTCTGGAGGCCGGACACAGCGGCGGCCCGTCACGACGTTGCTTCCCCGACCGCCCGCACCCGCACCGGCCCCACGGGTCCCAGCGTCACCCCGGCCCAGGGCACCGGGTCGTCGCCCACAGGAACCAGCGCAGGCAGCCCAGCGAGCGCTTCCAGAATGATCAGGTGCGCGAGGTGCATCCCCAGACAGATGCGCTCGCCACCACCGAAAGGGAGGTAGGTCCAGGCTGGGGGCGGCTTCTGCCAGCGCTCGGGGCGAAACTCGCCGGGGGCCTCCCAGCGCCCTGGGTCGCGGGCGCTGAGGTAGGGGCTATACAGCACCAGCGCGCCGCGCGGCAGGCTCACGCCCTCCCACTCCAGCGGTGTCCCCAGGCGGCGGCTGCCCATCCAGCCGGGAGGGTACAGGCGCAGCGTCTCCTTCAGGGCAGCGGGGTGGCCTTCCCGCGTGTGCCACGCCGGATGCCGGGCGAGGTGCCACATCGTCCACGCCAGCGCGTGCGTGGTGGTGTCGTGCGCGGCGGCGAGGCTGATCCGCACCTCCTCCAGCCCGCCGGGGAGGGGGGCGAGGACGGCGAGGAGATCGTCGCCGCCGCCCGCTGCCCGCCGCCGCAGGGCCAGCCAATCCAGCTCGGCCCGGACGTGGGCGAAGAGCCGGGGTCGGGGCAACGCCGGGTAAGGAAAGGGCCGCCGCAACGGGGCGAGAAAGGCGTGCAGCAGCTCCTCCGGAAACTCGCCGCTGAAGTACGCCGCGTTCAGCATCCGCAGCACGGCGTGGTCGGCCCAGTCCAGCGCGTCGAACTCGCCCGTGGGGACGGGGGGGCGGGCCAAGCGTACCCGCTCGCGCAGGGCTTCCAGCTCCGAGCGGCCGAACGCCGGATTCAGCACGCCCCGGCGGGCGCGGTGCTCGGGGGCGTCGGTCAGGACGATGCCGCCCGCGATGAAGGGCACCAGGCGGGGAAAGGTGCCCGCGCTGCGAAAGCCACGCAGGTCGGTCAGCACCCGGCGGTTCCACTCCGGGCTGAAGCCCATGACGGCGGGCAGACCCAACCGCAGCCGGAAGAGGCTTCCGCCGCCCTCGCGTGCCCGCCGCGCCCCCTCCTCCAGCAGCGGCAGCGGCGCCCGCGCCCAGTCCTGAAGGTGGCCGGAGCCGGGGCGGGGCGGCGGTTCGGGGAGGGCCGCGAGGGGAGTCAGCCGGGCCACGTCTCGCCGTCCCCCGGCACGTCCCGTCCCCCCAGGTCGTCGTAGCTCAGGCCCAGCAACTGCCCGGCCCCGTTCCAGCCGCTGAGGATCGAGAGGGGCACCCCCCCGCCCGGGTGCACCGTGCCCCCCACCTGCACCAGATTGCGGGCGCCGGGCAGCGTCCAGCCGGGGCGCAGGCTCCCGGTCAGGCCGTGCGGGGCCTGTCCGTACAGCGCCCCCCCCACCCCGGTGCGGGCGTAGTCGGCGGGGGAGAGGGGCCGCCACTCGGCCACCTCCAGCGGAAAGCGGGCCTGAAGCTGGCGCAGCAGGAACCCTCCGTACTCCGGCGCGTCCCCGACGGCCTCTGGTTGCGGCGGCGCGTTCACCAGCAGGAAGGCCCGGTCGCCGTCCAGGTGCAGGTAAAGGGTGGGGTCACCCGGCAGCCGCCCCGCCCGGATGTCTCGCCACTCGCGGGTATAGTCGGCGGGCCAGAAGATGTGGTGGGCGTGGCCCCGGTCCTCCGAGAGCCGCAGTTGCAGGGCAAACCCGCTCAGGCCACGCGGAGCGGGGTCCGGCGGCAGTCCCAGCCAGCCGCGCGTGAGGGCACGGTCGGCGGCGCTGACCCAGGCGTCGGCAGCGAAGGCCCCCCGGCTGGTGTGGGCGCCCAGCACCTGCCCGCCGTGGGCGCTCAGAAGCTGCACCCGCGTCCCGAACTCGAAGCGCACGCCCAGCGCCGCCGCCCGCTCGTAGAGCCGCCCGGCGAGCGCCCCCAGCCCGCCCTCCAGGTGCCAGACCCCGTAGCCCAGCTCCACCCAGGAAATGTTGTGCAGGACGGCGGGGGCGCGGTAGGGGTCGGCCCCCAGGTACGTGGCGAAGCGCAGCCAGAAGGGAGTCAGGAAGGGGCCACTCCGCACCAAGCGGGCGAGACTGCTCCACGGGGCGGCCCGGTGCCCCTGCGTGAGGGCGTAGCGGGCGAGCTGGGCGCGACTGGGCGGCGGCCCGAAGATGAAGGTGGGGGCGGCGTCCCGGTACATCCGCCGGGCTGCCCCCAGCAGCCGGGCATAGTCGCGGGCCTCCTGGCGGGAGAGTTGCGCCAGCGTCGGCTCCAGGCTTCCGGCGACGTGCAGCGCCTCGGGGGCGAAGGTCCGTCCCGAGAGCGTGTGGTAGGTCGTGGTGGGGCGGGCGGGCTCCAGCGGGGGCCGCTCCAGGCCCAGCCGGGCGTGCAGGCCCCGGAACACCTGCGGCATGGTGACCACGGTGGGGCCGCTGGAGAAGTCCTCGTAGCCCAGCGCCGCCTTGCCGCCGGGCCGCTTCAAGGCGTCGAGCACGGTGACCCTGGCCCCGGCCTGCGCCAGCCGCAGCGCCGCCGCGAGCCCCGCGAAACCCGCCCCGATCACGGCGATGTGCCGGGTCCGGGGGCTCATGCGGGGCCTCCGGGACGGGGGGCGGGACCGTTCATTGCTCGTACTCCCGGCCCTTCCAGGCCACCTTGCGCCGCATGGCCCGACGATACACGGGCAGCGCCAGCAGGGGGGTGCCGGGAGCGAGCAGGCCCTCCGCGAGGTCGGCGGGGCGGCGCCGCCCGGTCAGGAGGTTGACCGCCGCGCGCTCGGCCAGCCCCGCGAGGCGCAGCGGCCACACCCCCCGCACGTGTCCGGGCAGCAGCCAGGGTAGCGTGTACGCCGCGAGGTGCCATCCCAGCGAGGCGGCCAGCAGCGCCCGCGAGCGCCCGTGAAAGGACCCCATGTTCTTGCCGAAGCCCGCCACCGAGTCCGGGTAGCTGCGGTACATCCGCACCTCCAGCACCCCGCGCCCCAGCGCCAGCCCCAGCCGCCCGCCCCGCGCCTTGACCCGGCTGGCAAAGGCCACGTCTTCGAGCAGTTCCGAGCGCACCAGCGCGTGCCCCCCCACCCGGCGGTACGTCTCCCGCCGCAGCACGATGAGCTGGCCGTTGGCGGCGGCGGCGGTGTGGTGCGGAAAGCGCAGCAGCGGATGCGGCAGGAAGGTCAGCAGCACCGCGTCCACCAGCGGCGTGAGCAGCCGCTCGCCGAACGTCACGTTGCGCTGCCGGGGATAGACGCTCAGGAAATCGGCCCCCGAGCGGGCGAACTCGTGCAGTGCCGCGCCCAGGGCGCCGGAGTGCCACTGCACGTCCGCGTCGGTGAAGATCAGGACCTCGCCCGTCGCCGCCTCCCCCAGTTGCTGACAGGCCCAGGGCTTGCCGTGCCAGCCGGGGGGGAGAGGAGCGCCCGTGAGCACCCGCGCTCCCAGCGCCCGCGCCACCTCGGCGGTGCCGTCCGTGCTGCCGTCATCCAGCACCAGTACCTCCTCCGCCCCCTGCGCGAGCAGGCCCGGCAGCGTGTGGGGGAGGTTGTGGGCCTCGTTCCGCGCGGGCACCAGCAGCGAGACGCGGGGCCGCTCCGGGGGGAGGGGCCGGGGCCGCAGCCGGGGATAGGTCAGCGCGTTGACGAGGAGGGTCAGCGCCTTATATCCGAAAAAGCCCGCCGCCGTGAGCCGGTAGGCGCGGGCGAGGTCGGGCCTCCCCCTCACCGCCCCTCCGTCAGCCGGGCGAGCAGGCGGCTGGCGAGGCCCGGCCGCGCCGGATCGGGCAGCGGCGCCCCGGAGACGTGCAGATATCCCGCCAGCGGCCGCTCCGGGTCGCCCGCCGCGAGGTCGGCGTCCAGCGCCGCGAGTTCGCGGGCGAGGGCCCCGGCCAGCCCTCCGGCGGTCGTAGGTGTCCCGAAACGCAGGTGGGCTTCCGGCCGGGGGCGTCCGCGCAGGCCCACCCGCAGGGCGACGGGCACGAGCGGCACCCCCGCCTGCCGCGCGATCCAGCCCGCGCCGGGCCGCAGCTCGCGGGGGGGACCGGCGGGCTGCAAGGCCCCCTCCGGAAAGACCACCACCCACGCCCCCGCCCGCGCCGCCCGCACCGCCGCCCGCAGCTCGTCGGCGCCCAGCGCCCCCACCCGCCGCAGAAAGGGGTAATGGACGAGTTGCCGGGAAGTCATCAGCACCCGGAAGTCGCCGTCCAGTTCCCAGGTCAGCTCGCCCATCACGTAGCCGTCCCACCAGGAATGGTGGTTGGGAGCGAGGACCGCGCCCCCCGCCGGGAGCGGCCCGCGCAGCCACACGCCCCCCAGCCCGGTGCGGACACTGCGGCGGATAGAGGCCCGCAGCATCGCCCCGACCGGATCGGGAGTCATGCCCGCCCCCCGGTGCCCCGCCCCCGCACCGCCCGCGCCAGGGCGAGCGCTGCCAGCATCGCCACCAGCGTGCCCCCGGCCTCCACGTACCGCCCGACGAGGACGAGGCCCCCCGGCAGAAAGAAGAGTTCGGTGGGGTAGGCGGCGGCGAAGGAGAGGCGCGAGAGGTCGGGGCGGGGCGCGGGTTCCACGCGGACCGCCTCGGCCCGGAAGCCCACCGACACGCGGCCTGCGGCCCGCACCTGCATCGGCCACCCCCACCCGCGACCGGTCCGCCCGAACAAGCTCGGCGCAATGCGGGTGAAGGCCCAGGCCAGCCCGGTCCCCACCACCCACCAGCCCACGAAGTTCTGCAGGGGCGCCCCGGCCCACAGCGGCGCGGGGTCGCTCCAGAGCCAGTACCGCTGGGCGGTCATCAGCGGCTCCAAGCCCACGTCCCACGCGACCATCAGCACTCCGGCCAGCCACGCCCGCCCCCCCGCCAGCCGCGTGGCCGCCAGCGTCAGCGCGAACCAGCCCAGCGGCACGATCAGCGGCACCGTGAGGAGGGTGGGCGGCGGCGCAGTCCCGTAGGAGTAAATCCCGAAGGGAAACCCGGTGCGGCTTCCCAGCAATTCCACCCCCCAGCCGACCCCGAACGACAGCGCGGCCATCGCCCACGCCCGCCGCGCCCCCACCCGCTCGGCGGCGTAGAGCCACCCCGCCACGCACAGGGCCGCCGTGCTGAGCAGCCCCAGCACCGGGAACCCCTCCGGCCAGAGGGGGACCGGAATCTTGAGCGCCACGTAGGCGACCAGCCACCACATCCAGGGCCGCATCTGTGCCGAGAGGGCCGCCCAGCGCGTCCGCAGCGTGCCCGCGAAGTCGACTCCCAGCGCGTCTCCCGCCAGCGCCAGCCCCAGCGAGGCGGGAAAGGCCACGGCAATCATTCCCCACCCCACCGCCATGCCCCGCAGCACGAGCAGCGCCCCCAGGAACGCCACGCCGAGGGCGGTGAAGGCGAGGCCGAAGCGCCGAACGGTAGGGGAGAGGCGCAGGGTCAACCCGCCCCCGTCCGCAGGGCCAGGAAGTAGGCGCGGGTCGTCTCCGAGACTTTGCCCGGCAACCCGCCCAGAGGCCACCAGCGCAGTTCCGAGGCGTCGTCCCCGGCCCGCGCCTCCCCGCCTGCGAAGTCGGCGGCGTAGACGTGCGTTTCCCAATTCACGACGTTCCCATCGGGGTACGTGTGGCGGTGCGGGAAAGTCCCCAGTGGGCGCAGGCTGCCCACCGTCAGGCCCGTTTCCTCGCGCAGTTCGCGCCGGGCTGCCTGTTCGGGCGTCTCACCCGCCTGAGCCCCACCGCCCGGCACGTCCCAGCGCCCGTTATCCCCGCGCCGGACCAGCAGGACCTCGTCACCCCGCAGGACCGCCACCCCCGCGCCAAGGCGGGGCCGCTTCTTCACCCTTCCGAACAGCCCCCTCACTTCCACCCCCGCCGCGTCAGGTCGCGCAGCAGCACCCGCGCCGCATTCCGCCCCGACGCCCCCATGATGCCGCCGCCGGGGTGGGTGCTCGCGCCCGTCAGGTACAGGCCCTTGAGCCCCGGCCAGCGGTACTGGCTCGCGGCCATCCAGGGCCGGAAGGCGAACATCTGGTCAAAGCTCATCTCCAGGTGCATCACGTTGCCCCGGTGCAGCCCGAGGTTCGTTTCCAACCACTGCGGCGTCTGCACGAGTTCACCCACGATGGTGTCCCGCGTGCCCGGCGCGTAATGCTCGAACGCCCGCAGGATGTTCTCCCGCGCCTCGGCCGTGCGCGTCTGCCAACTGCCGGAGGCCAGTTCATAGGGATAGTACTGCGCCCACAGCCACAGCACCTCGCCGCCGGGGGGCGCGAGGCTGTCGTCCACGGCGGAAAAGCTCATGGCGATCAGCGGGGGATCGGTGGTCGGTTCGCCCGCCAGATATTCCCCATACGCCTTCGCCAGTTGCCGCTCGTCCTTGATGAGGAGCCCCAGCCCCACCCGCGACTCCGGCTCGGTGTGCTGGCGGTAGCGCACCTTCTCGCTCAGCGCCAGCCGCAGGATCATGCCGAAGCCGTTGCCCACCCGCACCCGCCGGGCAGCCTCGGGAACGTGTTCCTCAGGTAAGGCCCCCGCCGTCGTCAGGACGTGGGCACCGGACACGACCGCGCGGGCGGTGTAGCGTTCGCCATTCTCCAGCTCCACGCCCTGCGCCTTTCCGCCCCGCACCAGAATCCGTTTCACCGGGGCATTGACATGCACCTCGCCGCCGTAGTCCTCGGTGGCCCGCCGCAGCGCCCGCGTCAGGCCGCCGGAGCCGCCCTTGGGCCGCGCGACCCCGCCCTCGTGATAGAGGGGGTGCCACAGCAGGAAGGGGGCACTCAGGGGGTCCGTGGGCGGCGGGCCGCTCTGCGCCGCCATCCAGGTCAGCGGCGCCCGCACCCGCTCCTCCGAAAAGTATTCCCGCGCCACGTCCCCGTAGGGCCGCAGGATGCGCGAGAGCTGGGTCTGCATCTCGCGGCCCCCACCCTTTCCAGCACGGCCGCTGCCCATCACCATCTTGCCCAGCTCCAGCGGTCCCGGCGCCGAGTTGAAGAGGTCAGCCACCGAACGGGCAAACGGGGTCCAGTCGTCCAGAAACTTGCGATATGCCTCGCCCTGACCGGGAAAGAGGGCTTCCAGCTCCCGCGCGGTGCGCTCCGGGTCGCGGTAGACGAACCACGGCGTCTCGCTGTCGGAGGCGTGGAACATGGGGTCCACTTCGAGGTAATGCAGGCCGTGGCGGGTCAGCTCCAGCTCGCGCACGACGGGCGTCATCCGGATCAGGATGTGGGCGCTGCCCCCGTAGTCGAAGCGGTAGCCGGGCACCAGCTCCTCGGTGCTGACGGCCCCCCCGACGATATGGCGGCGCTCGAAGACGCCCACCTTCAGGCCCGCCCGCGCCGCGTAGGCCGCCGTCACCAGGGCGTTGTGGCCCGCCCCCATCACGAGTACGTCGTAGTCCGGCATCAGTGCCTCCGAGTCTGGCACGCCGGGCGCTCCGGGGACGGTCAGGAATCCGCCAGAGGCCCTCCGCTACCGTGGTCCCATGTTCGGTCGCCGCGTGCCCCCCCACATCGTCTTCGCCCTCAGCGTGCTGCTGGCTGTGCTGTGCGCGATTCCTGCCGTGCGCTACGGGTTGGCGGAAAACTGGCTCCCCGCCCTGATCTGGGGCGCGGTTGCCGTGTGGTTCGCGGTGGACGCAGTGCGGTCCTACGGGTGGAGGCAGCAGAAGAAGTCGTAGACGCTGCGGGAGAGGTCAGTCCAGCCGCTTGACCCAGAAGCGCATGGGCTTGGGCGTGTCCCGCGTCTCGCCCACGTCGGGCCAACTCAGCGTGGTTTCGAGGTCGGGGCGCTCCACGTACCCCCGCGCTTGCCAGAAGGTGTTCAGCGGGCGGTAATCGGCGGGCCGGGCCGGGTGGTCCGCCGGGCGCTGCACCGCGCAAAAGGCGGTGACGGGCAGCCCCAGCCGCCGGGCGTGGGCCTCCCGCTCGTCGAAGAAGCGGTGCCCCAGCCCGCGCCCCCGGTACCCGGAACGCAGCACGCTCTCCCCGAGATACAGCACCTCGCCAGGGTCGAACTCGGACCCCAGGAAGGGACGCTGAATCTCCCCGGTCTCCGCGACGAGGGGGAGGGCGGTGCTGGCCCCCACCACCTCGGTCCCGTCGCGCACCAGCAGGGCGAGGGCTCCGGGCGCCTCCAGATAGGTCTGGAGGTACCGCTCCTCGTACTCGGGGGTGCCGTCGTACAGGTACGGGAAGTCGCGGAACACCTCGGTCCGCAGCCGGGCGAGGTCGGGCAGGGCCGCCCGCAGTGCCTCGCCGCTCGCCGGGGTGACGCTGAGGCTCAAGCCTGCTCCGTCCCCGTGTTCACCTGCCGGGTCCAGTCCGCGAGATTGTAATAGTTCGTCACGCGGGCGATCTTGCCGCCGCGCTCCTCGCCGCGCACCTCGAAAAAGGCGCCCACGGGCAGCACGTAGGTCTGCCCCGCCGCTTCGGGCAGGCCGGGGTCGGTCTTCAGGTACTCGCCGTGAATCACGAATTCGGCCGCCGCACGCCTTCCGTCCGGAGTCGCCATCACCACGATCCCCTCGGCCCGCTCGCGGTAGTGGGCGTCCATCCTCGCCAGAAAGGTGCGGAAAGCGTCCAGCCCGCGCTGGGTCTCGCCCTCGTTGACATCGTGCTGCACGTCGTCGGTGAGCAGGGCCAGCATGCCCTCGGCGTCGCTCGCGTTGAAGGCCGCGTAGTACCGGGTCACGAGGTCGAGGGTCTGCGCCTGCGCAGTCTGGGTCGGGTCGCCGCTGGTCATGCCCGGCAGTCTAGCGACTCCCCCACTGGGGGAAGGGGTATGGTTTTCCTCACATCGCTAAAGATTTTCGCGCTCTGGCCGCGCACTTTGGGGTTGTGGCGCGGGCGGGCTCTGCTATGGTTTGGCGTAAGCAGTGCCCACGAGTCTTCGCGTGTCCGGCGGTGCCGGTTCGGACCGCCATCCATGAAGGAGTTCCCCGCATGAAGCAGATGCGTTACATCCTGACCCGCCCCTGCCTTCAGGAAGGCGTCCTGCGGCTTCAGAAGTACCTGGAGCCCACCTTTCCCGAGAGTGGTCCGGCCGTCTTCGTGGACGACCGTGGCCGCGAGCATGGGGTCCAGATCGACCGCGCGGCCGGAGTCGTGCGCGGCCTGCACCCCCTCTACCACGACGCCAACCTCGGCGTGAACGACGTGCTGATGATCACGCCGCTGGAGCCGGGCCGCTACAGCGTGGAGGGCATCGTCAAGCCGCACGCGCCCATCACCACCCCGCGCCCCGAGCACCAGCGGACCCCCGAGCCGCGCCGGGTGGTCGTGACCGCCACCCCGCACGTCCGCGAGGTGCGGCTGCAACATGCGCAGAGCCCTGAGCCTGCCCGTCCGGTGGCGCCCGCCCGCGAGCCGCTGGTCCCCGTGGCCCAGGCGCCTGAGCCGCCCCGCGCCGCTGCCCCCATGCCGAGCCCGGCGCCCGCTGCTCCCCGTGTGGCGGCCCCCACCCCCGGCCCGGTGCCCGAGACGCCCGAAGCGCAACTTGCCGAACTCGCCAGCCTGACGGGCTACCGCCTGAGCTACGCGGCGCCCGGTGTGGCGCGTCTGGCGGCCGAGCTGGGCGAGTTCAGCTATGTGGTGCACGTTGCGCTGGGCGAGTCGGCCCGTCGCCCCGGCTGGGAGAATGGGGCCGACCACAGCGTCCTGCTGACGGCCGAGAGCCAGCAGGTGGGAACGTCGCGTCTGACCCGCGAGGCCCTGGTCGCGCTGCTGGAACACGCGCGGCTCGCGCCCCTCTCGCCCATCGACCTGCGGCCCTACTGGGAGGCGGGCGACCTCGACCTGAACGCGGCGGCGGGCGTGTCCGAACTGGTCGGCGCCCACCTCGCGCAGCGCGGGGCATTTTCCTTCGTGCTGCTGACCCTGGCGGCGCAGCCCGCGCACAGCATCATTGGGGTGCCCCGCCTCGCCGAGCGCCTGGGCAGCGGCGTGAACCCGGCCGAGCTGCGCAGCATCCTCGACACGCTCAGCCGGGCGCCCTTCCTGGCGCTGACCCCGCTGCCGGGCGGCCAGTACCTGCTGCGGGCGGGCGTCGCCGAGATGCTGCGCGACGTGGCCGACTACGCCGACGGGGTGCGCCGCCGCATCCGCCCGGCGACCCCCGTTCAGACCGAGGCGCGCCGGACGCCCACCCTGGTCTGAGCGGCCCGGCCCCCTGGGTCAGCCCAGCCGCACCTGCCACTCGGTAAAGCTGGCCCAGGGCTGAAACCCCAGCGCCACATTGATGCCCAGCATGGCGGCGTTCTCCTCGGCGTTGTTGGTCCGCATCCAGCGGGCGCCGGGAAAGTCGGCCATCACGCGGCGGAGCATGTCAGCCTTGAGCCACTTGCCCAGGCCCTGCCCCCGCGCTTCCGGGCGGACGGCGGTGGCGCCCTGGTAGGCGAGCGCGGCCCGCTCCGGGTGCCAGAAGGTCTCGGTGTACCCCACGAGCTCGCCCGTGCGGGTGTCCTCGGCGGCGAGGATGAGCCGGACCTCCCCGGCCTCCTCGATCATGCCCTCCCAGGCCCGGACCATCTCGGGGGTGATCCGCCAGTCGTCCACCTCCAGGTCCCCCTTGGGCGCGGTGTTCATGACCTCCATCATGGTGACCATGCGGTCCAGGAAGTCGTCGGGAACGCGGGTCCAGAGGTGCAGGCGGTAGGGGTCCCCCTCCGGGCGGGCGCTCCAGCGGTCCAGCAGCTCGAGGTCCAGTCCCGCGAGGTCGAGCTGGCTCTGGCGCATGGGCAGCGCGGGCTCGGCCCCCAGGGTGCGGGCGAAAGCTTCCCCGGCGGGCACGTGGCTGGTGGTGCCCAGGGTGATCAGGCG
This genomic interval from Deinococcus sp. HSC-46F16 contains the following:
- a CDS encoding GNAT family N-acetyltransferase translates to MTTFSASLWTVSPFDPPTATPEQRLAVGQLLTDSHAFALPDDPPLRPELEALGLTHVSPDEAVRHFAVWDGDRAVAWGSLSYSLTQNLHTAHARLIVHPDLRRRGLGRAVAGALREAAREEGRRLITLGTTSHVPAGEAFARTLGAEPALPMRQSQLDLAGLDLELLDRWSARPEGDPYRLHLWTRVPDDFLDRMVTMMEVMNTAPKGDLEVDDWRITPEMVRAWEGMIEEAGEVRLILAAEDTRTGELVGYTETFWHPERAALAYQGATAVRPEARGQGLGKWLKADMLRRVMADFPGARWMRTNNAEENAAMLGINVALGFQPWASFTEWQVRLG